From Pseudovibrio sp. Tun.PSC04-5.I4, a single genomic window includes:
- a CDS encoding isochorismatase family protein has product MTNKALLIIDCQNDFFPGGKCELEGQLEAAENIQMLLANARTQNQTIVHIQHRFKEKDAPFTVEGTIGAEIHDLARPLPTEPVVTKYTSNIFLNNNLKQILDDENIGELIIGGSMSKDCIAAAAHATTELGYPITIVYDACATREPGSCDQSSQQEFVQAAIMASLSFICSNIVSTNEYLQKVD; this is encoded by the coding sequence ATGACAAATAAAGCGCTGCTCATTATTGATTGCCAGAATGATTTCTTTCCCGGCGGAAAATGCGAGTTGGAAGGACAGCTGGAGGCTGCTGAAAACATTCAGATGTTGCTGGCCAATGCACGCACCCAAAACCAGACTATTGTTCATATTCAACATCGGTTTAAAGAGAAAGATGCGCCTTTTACGGTTGAGGGAACCATAGGTGCAGAGATTCACGATTTGGCGCGACCTCTTCCAACCGAGCCAGTGGTTACGAAATACACTTCCAACATTTTTCTCAATAACAACCTCAAGCAGATACTGGATGATGAGAATATCGGGGAGCTCATTATTGGCGGGTCGATGAGTAAAGATTGCATTGCTGCGGCAGCTCATGCGACGACAGAATTGGGGTATCCGATTACGATTGTCTATGATGCTTGCGCGACACGTGAGCCGGGTTCATGTGATCAATCATCCCAACAGGAATTTGTTCAGGCTGCTATTATGGCATCGCTGTCTTTCATCTGCAGCAATATCGTCTCAACCAATGAATACCTACAGAAAGTGGATTGA
- a CDS encoding MFS transporter produces the protein MPSALQHLRSKQDIHTLVFIAGTVLLNAIGAGLIIPVTPDLVAQLSQTTISNAALWGGYIAASYAAMQFLFGPAVGAISDRFGRRPILLISLAVLTLDYLLMTFAGELWILFVGRLLAGIASATYATAYAAISDISTNGKRATRFGMVGAAIGFGFVIGPVLGGTLAIFGVRVPFYIAAVLIAVTFAYGLFYMPETLPKHARKPIRWRRANPVGAALDIAQTPVLLWFFVALFLFELANFVYPAIWPYYTIEAFNWTTAQVGLSLAVVGIGFSSVKGGLIRWIIPRKGEAQTVLYGFFFAVIALLGFAFAPNTLTVILLLPLAALGAMIPPAMIALMSNHVAQDKQGRLQGALTSVIGLTLVLSTLVMTQLFTNFTADGAEIYYPGAPFLLAATLMLLAVGPFWLGLKKLKIKR, from the coding sequence ATGCCGTCTGCACTGCAGCACCTCAGGTCAAAACAGGATATACATACCCTTGTCTTCATAGCAGGGACTGTTTTGCTGAATGCAATTGGCGCAGGTCTGATTATTCCGGTAACGCCTGATCTCGTCGCACAACTCAGCCAAACAACCATTTCCAATGCAGCTCTTTGGGGCGGATACATTGCAGCCAGCTATGCAGCAATGCAATTTCTGTTCGGCCCAGCGGTAGGCGCAATCTCGGACCGTTTCGGGAGACGCCCTATCCTACTGATCTCACTTGCAGTCCTCACACTGGACTACCTGTTGATGACCTTTGCGGGAGAGCTCTGGATTCTATTTGTCGGACGTTTGCTCGCGGGCATAGCCAGCGCAACCTATGCAACCGCCTACGCTGCAATATCAGACATTTCTACCAACGGAAAACGCGCCACACGCTTCGGCATGGTTGGCGCAGCTATTGGCTTTGGATTTGTCATTGGCCCTGTGCTTGGCGGAACACTCGCAATCTTCGGCGTTCGTGTGCCTTTCTACATCGCAGCGGTACTCATCGCAGTCACCTTTGCCTACGGCTTGTTTTACATGCCGGAAACACTGCCAAAACACGCGCGAAAACCCATCCGCTGGCGCAGAGCAAACCCAGTAGGCGCTGCTCTGGACATTGCCCAAACTCCTGTGTTGTTGTGGTTCTTCGTTGCCCTGTTTTTGTTTGAGCTGGCAAATTTCGTCTATCCAGCCATCTGGCCCTACTACACCATTGAGGCATTCAACTGGACAACGGCACAAGTTGGCCTGTCTCTCGCTGTCGTTGGCATCGGCTTTTCAAGTGTAAAAGGCGGCCTGATCCGTTGGATCATTCCCCGCAAAGGCGAAGCCCAAACCGTGCTCTATGGCTTCTTTTTTGCCGTAATAGCCCTCTTGGGTTTTGCATTCGCACCCAACACCCTCACAGTTATCTTGCTGCTTCCATTGGCTGCCCTTGGTGCAATGATCCCACCCGCTATGATCGCCCTTATGAGCAATCACGTCGCACAGGATAAACAAGGCCGACTACAAGGCGCTCTGACAAGCGTGATAGGCTTGACGCTTGTTCTATCTACTTTGGTGATGACGCAATTGTTTACCAACTTCACCGCCGATGGCGCTGAGATCTACTACCCCGGCGCACCCTTCCTGCTGGCAGCAACTCTTATGCTTCTAGCGGTGGGACCATTCTGGCTTGGGCTGAAAAAACTGAAGATCAAACGTTAG
- a CDS encoding hydroxymethylglutaryl-CoA lyase, whose product MNKKLTLFEMGPRDGLQNEKAPIPTADKISLINQLSDCGFEKIETSSFVSPKWVPQMADAAEVFAGITRNPGIRYTALTPNLKGYERAKLAGADEVAIFASASEGFSQKNINCSIEESFERFAPIIEAAKADGIPVRGYVSCVVECPYDGPTPAQNTARVSQRLLQMGCYQVSLGDTIGTAIPETTEEMLNAVLKVVPAEKLAGHFHDTKDFALANIMSSIKMGLRTFDAAIGGLGGCPYAPGAKGNVSTLAVAKMARMLDYDTGLDIEKLEKVQDFILSIKEAAA is encoded by the coding sequence ATGAACAAAAAACTCACCCTATTTGAAATGGGCCCACGCGACGGCCTGCAAAACGAAAAAGCACCTATTCCAACTGCGGACAAAATCTCGCTGATCAACCAGCTGTCTGACTGCGGATTTGAGAAGATCGAAACATCCAGCTTCGTCTCCCCCAAATGGGTTCCACAAATGGCAGACGCGGCAGAGGTGTTTGCAGGCATCACCCGCAACCCCGGCATCCGCTACACAGCGCTCACGCCAAACCTGAAGGGCTATGAGCGAGCAAAGCTGGCCGGAGCCGATGAAGTTGCAATCTTTGCATCAGCCTCAGAGGGATTTTCTCAAAAGAACATCAACTGTTCCATTGAAGAGAGCTTTGAACGCTTCGCCCCTATCATTGAGGCCGCCAAAGCAGACGGCATTCCGGTTCGCGGCTATGTCTCTTGCGTGGTTGAGTGCCCTTATGATGGCCCAACCCCGGCTCAGAACACAGCAAGGGTCTCCCAACGTCTATTACAAATGGGTTGCTATCAGGTCTCGCTCGGCGACACCATCGGCACTGCAATTCCTGAAACCACTGAGGAAATGCTCAATGCTGTTTTGAAAGTTGTGCCAGCAGAAAAGCTCGCTGGCCACTTCCATGACACCAAAGACTTCGCACTGGCTAACATCATGTCCAGCATCAAAATGGGCCTTCGCACCTTCGATGCAGCTATTGGCGGCTTGGGCGGGTGTCCCTACGCACCCGGAGCAAAGGGCAATGTGAGCACTTTGGCTGTCGCAAAAATGGCAAGGATGCTGGATTACGACACCGGCCTTGATATCGAGAAGCTGGAAAAAGTGCAGGATTTCATTCTCTCCATCAAGGAAGCAGCCGCATGA
- a CDS encoding isochorismatase family protein encodes MTKKKALLVVYCRNDYVPNAKREYDKLIASATNACRLMEDARARHDTIVHIEHVFKKEGQPFCIEGTIGTEINEIACPQKGEPIVIRYDSNIFLNNNLKEILDENGVKEIVICGSMTKSCVMAAAHATVELGYPITVIYDACCAVEYSAHDSECKVDVVERAVFASLTFVHGYVESTDEYLATNV; translated from the coding sequence ATGACCAAGAAAAAAGCTTTGCTTGTTGTGTATTGTCGAAACGACTACGTCCCCAACGCAAAGCGTGAATATGATAAACTCATCGCATCAGCGACCAATGCGTGTCGTCTTATGGAAGATGCTAGGGCCCGTCATGATACCATTGTTCACATCGAACATGTGTTTAAAAAAGAGGGGCAGCCGTTTTGCATTGAAGGAACAATTGGCACCGAAATTAATGAGATTGCTTGTCCACAAAAGGGGGAGCCGATTGTCATAAGGTACGACTCCAACATCTTTCTAAATAACAACCTCAAGGAAATCCTTGATGAGAATGGCGTGAAGGAAATTGTTATTTGTGGCTCCATGACCAAGAGTTGTGTTATGGCTGCAGCGCACGCGACTGTCGAGCTCGGATATCCGATCACCGTTATTTATGATGCCTGTTGTGCGGTTGAGTATTCAGCCCATGACAGCGAGTGTAAGGTTGATGTGGTAGAGAGAGCTGTGTTCGCGTCTCTGACTTTTGTGCATGGGTACGTCGAGTCGACAGATGAATATCTGGCTACTAACGTTTGA
- a CDS encoding enoyl-CoA hydratase-related protein — protein MTFENIRIEKAENGITTLWLARAEKHNAMNAPMMDELAQAADQLDDCEQTRAIILAADGATFCAGGDLKWMQAQAEKDRIGKMQEANRLAGMLKRLDSLKKPLIARVHGPAYGGGIGMLSVCDLVVAAEGTKFALTETRLGLIPATIGPYVVRRLGEGHARQVFMNARAFGAERALHLGLVSIVTTPEDLIAVTQEEAEAYLNCAPGAVADAKALCQTLARMPVEDQIDHTANALADRWETTEAQAGIAAFFAKETPPWRK, from the coding sequence ATGACATTTGAAAATATCCGCATTGAGAAAGCCGAGAACGGCATCACCACGCTCTGGCTGGCCCGCGCTGAAAAGCACAACGCCATGAATGCCCCGATGATGGACGAACTCGCACAGGCGGCGGATCAGTTGGACGATTGCGAGCAAACCCGCGCCATCATTCTGGCAGCAGATGGGGCAACTTTCTGCGCTGGCGGTGATCTGAAGTGGATGCAAGCACAGGCGGAAAAAGACCGCATCGGCAAAATGCAGGAGGCCAATCGCCTCGCAGGTATGCTGAAGCGTCTCGACAGCTTGAAGAAGCCACTCATTGCTCGTGTTCACGGCCCTGCTTACGGCGGCGGCATTGGAATGCTCAGCGTATGTGATCTGGTTGTTGCCGCTGAAGGCACCAAGTTCGCCCTGACTGAAACGCGCCTCGGCCTCATCCCAGCTACCATTGGCCCCTATGTTGTCCGTCGCCTTGGTGAAGGTCATGCCCGACAGGTGTTTATGAACGCGAGAGCGTTTGGTGCTGAGCGCGCGCTGCATCTTGGCCTCGTCTCCATCGTGACAACGCCGGAAGACCTGATCGCAGTTACTCAAGAGGAAGCAGAAGCTTATCTCAACTGCGCTCCGGGCGCTGTGGCAGATGCGAAAGCTCTTTGCCAAACTCTGGCACGTATGCCTGTAGAAGATCAGATTGACCACACTGCAAACGCCCTTGCGGATCGCTGGGAAACCACTGAGGCTCAGGCAGGTATTGCTGCATTCTTTGCAAAAGAAACACCGCCATGGCGTAAATAA